The Solea senegalensis isolate Sse05_10M unplaced genomic scaffold, IFAPA_SoseM_1 scf7180000014229, whole genome shotgun sequence sequence TCTAATTCTACTTTAAGCCCAAGTGCTTAACACCTGCTGTTCTGGATATCACAATGTGTGAACTTGTGCATGCACAGCATGTGTGAAATACGTAAATAAGATCtataaaaacagttttagaGAGTTTGCTCTTGTTCAACTTCTgccatttgcttttttttgtaattcccAGTGCTCGCTTTAAAATTAGAGTGCTGAAAAACCTCACactatgcatgtgtgtgtgtgtgtgtgtgtgtgtgttaaacagtAGTACTCACCGCACTGCTGCAGGGGATATCTTTGACTTTGAGCCAAGCCAGGTCCAGCGTACCCTCGCCCTTGTAGCAGGACTGCAGTCGCTCCTTGATTTTCTCATTGATCTTCcgcagagagaaaacacacagtgccGAGTCCTGGGAGGCCTGCCGTGGACGTCGCTTCTGACCTTTTGAGAAGACGGCAAACAACACGTCGTCGTCTGGTGCCACGTCGAGAGAGCGCGCCAGAATAGCACCAGCTTTGGACAGGTAGGCCGCCTCGAGTAATCGGTACTCCACGTTGCCACTAACGCATCCAATAGGCACCTCCACGTAGGAGTTGAAAGCAGTGTCTGCCTTACAAAGGCGGACTATCTTGGAAGTGTAGACCTGTTCCCGACCAGTGGACGAGGATCCCGCAGTCGGCCCGCCCCCCATTTCGGGCTGTAAAGTCAGAAAGTAGACAAAGTTCCCACTGGCAAAGCCATAAATGTAGTATATGTCGAAGTCCGGAATGACGGTGAAGGTATCTGAAGGGATCTTGATCATAGAAGCCACAAACTCATCATGAAAGACATACGCAAACATGCCGTCTTCCTCGGAGTTTCTCGCCAACTTGCGGCTGGAGATGGTGGGGAAGTATTCTGGCTTGCCGTCCACTGCAGTGGCTACGAACAACATGTCCGGAGAGGCGTTTCCATACGAAACAATGACGCCAAACACCGAGCCGCTTTCATTGACACCAGAGAGGTAGTGCTCCTTCTTGTGGAAAGGCTCTCCCAATTTGAATAGGTCATCTAGACGAAGGAGTTTGCAGATGCCCTGATAGAGGCTGCCACACGCCAGCAGCCGGTTCTCCCGGTAGTCCATCAGGAGCATCTTGTTGACGTTGTTGGTGAGTGTCAGTGGCTCACTGCAAGGTTGGACGATGCGTGGAGGATAGCACTTGCGGTTGTCTTCATCTGGGCCAGTCTCATGGGACACTTGGACCTCCAAGGCCGGGGACAGTTTATAGATACGGTTGACGGCACCCAAGTAAACGTTACCATTGCGATAGTCCACCGCCAAATGGTTGAATGTCCACTCGGGGTTTTCAGCGTGAAACGAGGAATACTCCTCCTCCTGAAGGGACACTGTGATCACCTGGGAGCTGGAACTCTGAGCCTGTGGGGCTTGCACCACAGTCTGTGACGCCACATGAAGCATCAGAGTTGACAGAAAGCAGCATACAAAAGAGCAGGTCCATGTCCTGGCCAGTGACGTCATGGCTGTGCCGATGGTGGGAGCTGTGACGAGAGGGAAGCGGGCACAGACCAGTGCTGTCACCGATCACAATCAAGCCTGTCTTGAGATGGAGGACATCATACACCTGAATAGAGAGGAAACAAACCAATTACTACATGTTCCACCCAACTGTCAGTGTACATGAGGCATTtgaagacactgtgacatttGCTCTGATCCTACAGAGCAGAGGTTTAAGCAGAACATCATTAAAAGAAGACTAATGAGGGAATCGGGTAAACTGGTCACACAAATGAGACTCTGGCCCAAAAATGAATGAGGCCAGAACAGTgcgtttaaatttaaaatacaatGTGAAGCTTCAGTAGAATCAGTTCATCGATTGAGAAAGTGGGCATAAGAGGAAGAGTAACAACGTCTAAAAAGGATGTTATCACACTGTCTTTGCATAGACCCCTGCATCTCTGCACCCCCCTGTGCCTTTCTGCTCCAGCTACTATGCACCTAATTGATTCTCCCCTTGGACTAGCAATTTGCATGCTTTGGcgatttctctcttttctccccaaCAGGGATGCTCACCTGCTGACACTGCTAGCAGAGAAAAAGGACCTTCCCTCATCTGTgtaaagacacacaacacagacacactctcacaAAAGTAGCCAGGTTTGTAACGAAGAGAAAGAACAATTAGGGACGAAAACGCAGCGTTTGCAGAAACACACTTCCCTGCAGTGCTAAGGTCATTTGCAAAGTtccaacaacacacacgcattcaACCACGACCGACAGGTGCAAgccaagaaacacacacaacctggtGTTTCAATGGAAATGTTGCATGTAGCAGGTAGAAGTGGTGGGTCTATATTTATACTATGCACTACGAACACCAGGGCTGCCTCAGAAAACGCTGGACACACGGTATTATTAACAAGCGCTGATTATAAGGAGGATATGACAGAATTTCCTGTAAACATGGGTGTCCTGTGTGCGTGCTTATTACATCTCTCCTGTGGCAAACTAGGTATTACAAAGTAGAGGTGTTGTCCACTAGGGTTGGCTCTGGAAGTTCTCTAACAACGATAAAAATCATATGTCAAGGTCACATTATTACCATGGAAGGGAAATGCTAGAAACACTTGTATTTAGCAGTTTGTCCTCTATATCAAATTTGTGGTGCAGGGTAAAGACAGAAACGAGTGTCCTTGCATAATTACTGTTGTGGTAATGTTCCAATTTTAATTTGCAGACGTAATAAGGGATCAGATGTTGTTCAAATGCACGCTGGCGCTACCTGCCATTGCATTGCTGCAGATCTAATCACAAGTTGAAAACGCAACCTCACTGCAATCTTAAAGAGAATCAATGGAGCGATAAAACCAAAGAGACAATTAAAGGCTGTGgacaaaataacagaaacaatCCCAACATCATAACATATCCCGGCAGTAAATATGCATTTACATGCTTGAGTAAAAGACTAAACCCACAAAATACAGTTATATGACAGACTAAGGGGGGGAAAAGCATGTTCACATAGTTAAAGAGGTTTCTGTTATTGTGTCCAGCcactaaagagagagaggcattAATTTAAGAGGAAAAGAGCTGTTGTTACTTGAGGAGTAATGACAGGGCAGTGAGCCTAGAATGCtcctctaaaaataaaaagggggAACTGCATATTAATCTCACACGGGGAACAGAACTGCAACTCCCATCTCTCATTTACCTAGCAGGGGAAACAGCTTTAACAAAGTGTTCCTGTGAAATTCCCAGGCAACTTTATTCAGCAGGTATTATTAATAGAAAAAAGAGACAAGAGCGGAGGAAGGTCACATGAAAGGAGACttgagcctctttttttcttcccacaaAGCAGAATAGCGCGCGCAGTTCAGCTCACCGCAGTACGCTTTGCAACAGTACACCGAGTACCTGATCTGACTCGCACCACAGGGTGTGCGACACGGATGTGTAAATTACGTTTCCTTAATATGCATCAGCCACGCCAATAGCTTCACGTCATACCGCCGCTGCACAGAAAACAGAGGACAGAAAACGGAGGACGCCGAGCGTTCCATGTTCCTCTCAGCGTGTGGCTGTTTTCTTACATCCTCGGGAATATGAACACGGCAACACTCAGAAACCGAGGCGAcgttccaaaaaacaaaacaaaaaaactcaagaTGAGCAAGACTCCCAGACGTCTCCCCTAAGAAATAAATGGGAGATTTGCAAACATGAAACCCCTGAAAgcctgaaagaaagaaaaaaggaacatCCTCATCAGAGGTTCCCTGAATGGCTGTGTGTCTGCCACATGAATCTGTTGGTGAAATGCAATTATCCTCCCTGACAGGGGGGCACACTCGTTTAGTTGCTGTTTGCCTTTGCCTGCTGATGATCAAGCACCATTAATTAAAGCTTGCAAGAGTTCTGTGgatttacacatcacacacacaggcttgcacacctatctttgtggggtcACATCATTGCATTCTCTTGCCATGTTCCAGACACTTCATTCACAGCTTCAATCGTGGTAGCCAACATTTTGGTTCTCACAGAGACTCTCAGACCTTTTGCGGAGGTATGCGCAgctcccaaaacacacacacacacacacacacacacattaacggCATATGATTTAGCTTTATCCACTTGTGTGAAATTGGTACAGTGGTACATGTCACGTATCTTTGGcgtgacatttacatttactcgtAGTAACATTGACAAGcaagtgaatgtgtgaaaagtgtGCAGCTTCCAGAACTTTACATgaacattaattaacattaaaagCAGAGAGGCTTTAAGTCATGTGACCTGGGTGCTCCGACAGCTGACAGATACTTTAATATCaaccgcacgcacacacacacacacacaaccacgcATTCACAGCTCCATAGACATCAAAGAGTGCTAATGAATTCATGATTAGCACCACACTCTTTTCCCGGCACACGCTTTCCATCACATGGCTGGAACTGTGGGCTAAAGcagtgctctgtgtgtttgtgtgtacactaTCTCCATGTGTGAGACTCAAGACTGAATATTAGGGCTTAgagtttaataaaaaataaaaaataattggcATGTATCTGTTTTCCTGCCTCGTTTCTTTGTCTTAATGGGCTGTCAGCAGTGAGCCAGAGGGTTGGAACTGTGGAgctgcatttacatttataaacatcTGACtctgaagagaagagaagagacacacacactcattaaaaCACGTCAGTATaatgttgtagttgtttttgtggCAGGGACCCAAAACTAGAAGTCACATCGTGCCAATAATAGGCGACAcggacctgctcaggcttttcGCGGCATTATTTGatggttgaaatcctacattgtgttccTGTGAGTCCAGAGATCAGCTGCACCTTTGTCAGCTGCTTTCGACGCTGCAAAGCTAATTTCATGGAGGACAACGTTAGGTAAAAGCCATTGTGGATGTGACAGGAGACATTTCTTTGCTTTGGCTATCACTGTGCAATGGACGGCCAAGGACAGACACAACAATTCAGAGACAACAAACGCTAGCTTTGACAAGATAATCTTCAATTTATAGCGTTGATGGCAtaacatgaaaatgaagaagCTGTCAAAGTCTGTAGTAAACAGCTTaactttaagtgtgtgtgtgtgtgtgtgggggtgggggaacAAAAATAACTATCACATTCATAAAACACTGAGTCGAATGGGATTAGGAGATTATGAGTGAATAAGAAGTAGAGTAATTACACGTAATCCTTTACATgtataaaagcaaaaaaagaaaaatgacagctGTTTGCATACTTCTAGGTTAATCTGTCACAGGGGGAGAGGAGATATTTACGTTTACAACAGCTGCATGAAGGACGTGACAGAATGAGGAGAGGAAGTTATAGTTTTACAGCACCCAGTCATGCAAAGTAAAAAGGGAGAAAGGTCAGAGAGGTTCCAGAGAGAAGTGATAGAGATGTACAACATGTCTGTCTCCAGCTACAGCGCCGAGCCCATTTGGAAGATATAGGAAACGATGGATGAACGGAGAGATGGACAGTTTGATGCTTGTTGGAATGCTGCTGGTGGATCGAGTCCTTATCTGCACTTCAACACTGGCACATTCGGTACATTGTGGACCGGGCCATCGCTAAATAGCAGATGTGGTGTTGTGCTGGCTATTTGACATTATGGCAGGGGTGTGGCCACGTCCGACCGTTCATCAACTGCCATCGGCCGCACCACCACTGTCCTCATCACTCTGTGTTTTGCAGGTGTGCACGTTTCTGGCTGATGTGATATCAGCTGGCAGAGTCGGGACGGTGAATGACTAAGCAGTGCTTCGGGCGATGCTGCTGCTCTTATGAGACTGTCGAGGTGTGCTCGGCAGCTCGGAGGGAGGATGAGTCTCCCATGACCAACTGTTTGTCACGTCACTAGGCACTGGGATTCCCAGTTACAATAACAAGGCATGCACGGGTCCTGAATGCTTTGATTAGGCTCATGATGATGTGTTTGCACATCaaaatattctattttattgtttgaaaatacactgatttgttctttgcaccatagtttttttttttgtttacgaTTTTGACTGCGGGCGGGCCTTTAAGGAAGATGCCTGCTGGTTCTGgggcgacagctcaatggatccggaagtagtcacaggcttggagtcgctgtccgtcggGAACTCGTTCTccaagttttccccgtcgacatccAACAAAAAGTATCTagcgtttataatctgacaaacgtttgATACTTAGAATTATTCTGTTGATCACAGCAATATCAATAGCAACAACAGCAGAAGGAGAAGCTGTCATAGTATTAGTGGGGCTGTCAAACCATTCTTTTTTGAATTCATTCCTTTCCATCTTGACTAGTATCAAATGAAAGCAAAGACAGTTACTTTATGAAATAGAATTTTCAATCAATTTCATCACTTCAAATCAAACAGATGAGCAATGTCTCCTTTCAGATTATATAAATGCAACAGCACTTACACTTTGCAGGAGTTGTACTTTGCTTTCTCCGTTTCACCCTAATATGTATTAGTCTAAACAGTCTAAAATGAAACAGCCAGAGTAATTCAGCGACACAGAACGAGCGAAATTATTTCCCACGGCGTCTCTC is a genomic window containing:
- the LOC122760962 gene encoding plexin-A4-like, with amino-acid sequence MTSLARTWTCSFVCCFLSTLMLHVASQTVVQAPQAQSSSSQVITVSLQEEEYSSFHAENPEWTFNHLAVDYRNGNVYLGAVNRIYKLSPALEVQVSHETGPDEDNRKCYPPRIVQPCSEPLTLTNNVNKMLLMDYRENRLLACGSLYQGICKLLRLDDLFKLGEPFHKKEHYLSGVNESGSVFGVIVSYGNASPDMLFVATAVDGKPEYFPTISSRKLARNSEEDGMFAYVFHDEFVASMIKIPSDTFTVIPDFDIYYIYGFASGNFVYFLTLQPEMGGGPTAGSSSTGREQVYTSKIVRLCKADTAFNSYVEVPIGCVSGNVEYRLLEAAYLSKAGAILARSLDVAPDDDVLFAVFSKGQKRRPRQASQDSALCVFSLRKINEKIKERLQSCYKGEGTLDLAWLKVKDIPCSSALLTIDDDFCGLDMNAPLGVSEMVRGKPLFSDAVDKMSSVIAYVYKNHSLVFVGTKSGRVKKVRSGETNESRDSVSRRENVQRRLGIGDCWFGGRTGWDS